One window of Podarcis raffonei isolate rPodRaf1 chromosome 15, rPodRaf1.pri, whole genome shotgun sequence genomic DNA carries:
- the SEPTIN4 gene encoding septin-4 isoform X2 yields the protein MPFAGAPGEEDADPGLPGQPEEPARIPREQAIKHLLKEDSEEAELVHFLNDYPAEEGFRRVEPGEAWKDRGRSGGGAEPEMFPSAALRTLPDEASEEKEQKGFHRPRPLDLKQHMATPTPPSPSRPRSPWGRLDPYESDEDDKEYVGFATLPNQVHRKSVKKGFDFTLMVAGEAGLGKSTLVNSLFLTDLYKDRKLLNAEERILQTVEITKHVVDIEEKGVKLRLTIVDTPGFGDALNNTECWKPVADYVDQQFEQYFRDESGLNRKNILDNRVHCCLYFISPFGHGLRPLDVEFMKALHQRVNIVPVLAKADTLMPSEVERMKNKIRDEIDQFGIRIYQFPECDSDEDEDFKLQDQALKESIPFAVIGSNTVVETKGRRIRGRLYPWGIVEVENPLHCDFVKLRTMLVRTHMQDLKDVTRETHYENYRAQCIQSMTRMVVKERNRKLQAERWRVPPAGVRV from the exons ATAAAGCACCTCTTGAAGGAAGACTCGGAGGAGGCCGAGCTGGTCCATTTCCTCAACGACTACCCGGCTGAGGAGGGCTTCCGCCGTGTGGAGCCGGGAGAGGCCTGGAAGGACAGGGGCCGCAGTGGTGGCGGCGCAGAGCCCGAGATGTTCCCCAGTGCAGCGCTCAGGACCCTCCCCGACGAGGCCTCGGAAGAGAAGGAGCAGAAGGGCTTCCACCGCCCCCGGCCTCTGGATCTGAAGCAGCACATGGCCACTCCAACGCCCCCCAGCCCGTCCCGTCCCAGAAGCCCCTGGGGCAGGCTGGACCCCTATGAGTCTGATGAG gACGACAAAGAGTATGTGGGTTTTGCCACACTCCCCAATCAAGTCCACCGGAAGTCTGTGAAGAAAGGCTTCGATTTCACTCTCATGGTTGCAG GAGAGGCCGGGCTTGGGAAGTCCACCCTGGTGAACAGCCTTTTCCTCACAGACTTGTACAAAGACCGCAAACTCTTAAATGCCGAAG AACGGATCCTCCAGACGGTGGAGATCACCAAGCATGTGGTGGACATTGAGGAGAAGGGCGTCAAACTGCGCCTGACCATCGTGGACACGCCAGGCTTTGGAGATGCCTTGAACAACACAGAGTG CTGGAAGCCTGTGGCTGACTATGTAGACCAGCAGTTTGAACAGTACTTCCGGGACGAGAGCGGCCTGAACCGGAAGAACATCCTGGACAACCGCGTCCACTGCTGCCTCTACTTCATCTCACCCTTTGGCCACGG GCTGCGGCCTCTGGATGTCGAGTTCATGAAGGCTCTCCACCAGCGAGTCAACATTGTTCCCGTTCTAGCCAAAGCGGACACTCTCATGCCTTCTGAGGTCGAGCGAATGAAGAACAAG ATCCGAGATGAAATTGATCAGTTTGGAATCCGCATCTACCAGTTTCCTGAATGTGATTCGGATGAAGATGAGGATTTCAAGCTTCAGGATCAAGCCCTCAAG GAGAGCATCCCTTTCGCCGTCATTGGGAGCAACACGGTGGTGGAGACGAAAGGCCGGCGGATCCGTGGGAGGCTGTATCCGTGGGGCATCGTGGAAG TGGAGAACCCTCTGCACTGCGACTTTGTCAAGCTGCGGACCATGCTGGTGAGGACCCACATGCAGGACCTGAAGGACGTGACGCGGGAGACCCACTATGAGAACTACCGGGCGCAGTGCATCCAGAGCATGACCAGGATGGTGGTCAAAGAGCGGAATCGCAA GCTTCAGGCGGAGAGATGGAGAGTGCCCCCAGCTGGGGTGAGGGtgtaa
- the SEPTIN4 gene encoding septin-4 isoform X4: MIKHLLKEDSEEAELVHFLNDYPAEEGFRRVEPGEAWKDRGRSGGGAEPEMFPSAALRTLPDEASEEKEQKGFHRPRPLDLKQHMATPTPPSPSRPRSPWGRLDPYESDEDDKEYVGFATLPNQVHRKSVKKGFDFTLMVAGEAGLGKSTLVNSLFLTDLYKDRKLLNAEERILQTVEITKHVVDIEEKGVKLRLTIVDTPGFGDALNNTECWKPVADYVDQQFEQYFRDESGLNRKNILDNRVHCCLYFISPFGHGLRPLDVEFMKALHQRVNIVPVLAKADTLMPSEVERMKNKIRDEIDQFGIRIYQFPECDSDEDEDFKLQDQALKESIPFAVIGSNTVVETKGRRIRGRLYPWGIVEVENPLHCDFVKLRTMLVRTHMQDLKDVTRETHYENYRAQCIQSMTRMVVKERNRNKLTRESGTDFPIPAIPSTPDVETEKLIREKDDELRRMQDMLQKIQRQMEDAH; this comes from the exons ATAAAGCACCTCTTGAAGGAAGACTCGGAGGAGGCCGAGCTGGTCCATTTCCTCAACGACTACCCGGCTGAGGAGGGCTTCCGCCGTGTGGAGCCGGGAGAGGCCTGGAAGGACAGGGGCCGCAGTGGTGGCGGCGCAGAGCCCGAGATGTTCCCCAGTGCAGCGCTCAGGACCCTCCCCGACGAGGCCTCGGAAGAGAAGGAGCAGAAGGGCTTCCACCGCCCCCGGCCTCTGGATCTGAAGCAGCACATGGCCACTCCAACGCCCCCCAGCCCGTCCCGTCCCAGAAGCCCCTGGGGCAGGCTGGACCCCTATGAGTCTGATGAG gACGACAAAGAGTATGTGGGTTTTGCCACACTCCCCAATCAAGTCCACCGGAAGTCTGTGAAGAAAGGCTTCGATTTCACTCTCATGGTTGCAG GAGAGGCCGGGCTTGGGAAGTCCACCCTGGTGAACAGCCTTTTCCTCACAGACTTGTACAAAGACCGCAAACTCTTAAATGCCGAAG AACGGATCCTCCAGACGGTGGAGATCACCAAGCATGTGGTGGACATTGAGGAGAAGGGCGTCAAACTGCGCCTGACCATCGTGGACACGCCAGGCTTTGGAGATGCCTTGAACAACACAGAGTG CTGGAAGCCTGTGGCTGACTATGTAGACCAGCAGTTTGAACAGTACTTCCGGGACGAGAGCGGCCTGAACCGGAAGAACATCCTGGACAACCGCGTCCACTGCTGCCTCTACTTCATCTCACCCTTTGGCCACGG GCTGCGGCCTCTGGATGTCGAGTTCATGAAGGCTCTCCACCAGCGAGTCAACATTGTTCCCGTTCTAGCCAAAGCGGACACTCTCATGCCTTCTGAGGTCGAGCGAATGAAGAACAAG ATCCGAGATGAAATTGATCAGTTTGGAATCCGCATCTACCAGTTTCCTGAATGTGATTCGGATGAAGATGAGGATTTCAAGCTTCAGGATCAAGCCCTCAAG GAGAGCATCCCTTTCGCCGTCATTGGGAGCAACACGGTGGTGGAGACGAAAGGCCGGCGGATCCGTGGGAGGCTGTATCCGTGGGGCATCGTGGAAG TGGAGAACCCTCTGCACTGCGACTTTGTCAAGCTGCGGACCATGCTGGTGAGGACCCACATGCAGGACCTGAAGGACGTGACGCGGGAGACCCACTATGAGAACTACCGGGCGCAGTGCATCCAGAGCATGACCAGGATGGTGGTCAAAGAGCGGAATCGCAA caaactgACAAGAGAAAGTGGGACAGATTTCCCCATTCCGGCCATCCCCTCAACACCAGATGTGGAGACGGAGAAGCTGATCCGGGAGAAGGACGACGAG tTACGCCGAATGCAGGACATGTTGCAGAAAATCCAGCGGCAGATGGAAGATGCCCACTAG
- the SEPTIN4 gene encoding septin-4 isoform X1 has translation MPFAGAPGEEDADPGLPGQPEEPARIPREQAIKHLLKEDSEEAELVHFLNDYPAEEGFRRVEPGEAWKDRGRSGGGAEPEMFPSAALRTLPDEASEEKEQKGFHRPRPLDLKQHMATPTPPSPSRPRSPWGRLDPYESDEDDKEYVGFATLPNQVHRKSVKKGFDFTLMVAGEAGLGKSTLVNSLFLTDLYKDRKLLNAEERILQTVEITKHVVDIEEKGVKLRLTIVDTPGFGDALNNTECWKPVADYVDQQFEQYFRDESGLNRKNILDNRVHCCLYFISPFGHGLRPLDVEFMKALHQRVNIVPVLAKADTLMPSEVERMKNKIRDEIDQFGIRIYQFPECDSDEDEDFKLQDQALKESIPFAVIGSNTVVETKGRRIRGRLYPWGIVEVENPLHCDFVKLRTMLVRTHMQDLKDVTRETHYENYRAQCIQSMTRMVVKERNRNKLTRESGTDFPIPAIPSTPDVETEKLIREKDDELRRMQDMLQKIQRQMEDAH, from the exons ATAAAGCACCTCTTGAAGGAAGACTCGGAGGAGGCCGAGCTGGTCCATTTCCTCAACGACTACCCGGCTGAGGAGGGCTTCCGCCGTGTGGAGCCGGGAGAGGCCTGGAAGGACAGGGGCCGCAGTGGTGGCGGCGCAGAGCCCGAGATGTTCCCCAGTGCAGCGCTCAGGACCCTCCCCGACGAGGCCTCGGAAGAGAAGGAGCAGAAGGGCTTCCACCGCCCCCGGCCTCTGGATCTGAAGCAGCACATGGCCACTCCAACGCCCCCCAGCCCGTCCCGTCCCAGAAGCCCCTGGGGCAGGCTGGACCCCTATGAGTCTGATGAG gACGACAAAGAGTATGTGGGTTTTGCCACACTCCCCAATCAAGTCCACCGGAAGTCTGTGAAGAAAGGCTTCGATTTCACTCTCATGGTTGCAG GAGAGGCCGGGCTTGGGAAGTCCACCCTGGTGAACAGCCTTTTCCTCACAGACTTGTACAAAGACCGCAAACTCTTAAATGCCGAAG AACGGATCCTCCAGACGGTGGAGATCACCAAGCATGTGGTGGACATTGAGGAGAAGGGCGTCAAACTGCGCCTGACCATCGTGGACACGCCAGGCTTTGGAGATGCCTTGAACAACACAGAGTG CTGGAAGCCTGTGGCTGACTATGTAGACCAGCAGTTTGAACAGTACTTCCGGGACGAGAGCGGCCTGAACCGGAAGAACATCCTGGACAACCGCGTCCACTGCTGCCTCTACTTCATCTCACCCTTTGGCCACGG GCTGCGGCCTCTGGATGTCGAGTTCATGAAGGCTCTCCACCAGCGAGTCAACATTGTTCCCGTTCTAGCCAAAGCGGACACTCTCATGCCTTCTGAGGTCGAGCGAATGAAGAACAAG ATCCGAGATGAAATTGATCAGTTTGGAATCCGCATCTACCAGTTTCCTGAATGTGATTCGGATGAAGATGAGGATTTCAAGCTTCAGGATCAAGCCCTCAAG GAGAGCATCCCTTTCGCCGTCATTGGGAGCAACACGGTGGTGGAGACGAAAGGCCGGCGGATCCGTGGGAGGCTGTATCCGTGGGGCATCGTGGAAG TGGAGAACCCTCTGCACTGCGACTTTGTCAAGCTGCGGACCATGCTGGTGAGGACCCACATGCAGGACCTGAAGGACGTGACGCGGGAGACCCACTATGAGAACTACCGGGCGCAGTGCATCCAGAGCATGACCAGGATGGTGGTCAAAGAGCGGAATCGCAA caaactgACAAGAGAAAGTGGGACAGATTTCCCCATTCCGGCCATCCCCTCAACACCAGATGTGGAGACGGAGAAGCTGATCCGGGAGAAGGACGACGAG tTACGCCGAATGCAGGACATGTTGCAGAAAATCCAGCGGCAGATGGAAGATGCCCACTAG
- the SEPTIN4 gene encoding septin-4 isoform X3 — translation MASSVPEPTNDQKIKHLLKEDSEEAELVHFLNDYPAEEGFRRVEPGEAWKDRGRSGGGAEPEMFPSAALRTLPDEASEEKEQKGFHRPRPLDLKQHMATPTPPSPSRPRSPWGRLDPYESDEDDKEYVGFATLPNQVHRKSVKKGFDFTLMVAGEAGLGKSTLVNSLFLTDLYKDRKLLNAEERILQTVEITKHVVDIEEKGVKLRLTIVDTPGFGDALNNTECWKPVADYVDQQFEQYFRDESGLNRKNILDNRVHCCLYFISPFGHGLRPLDVEFMKALHQRVNIVPVLAKADTLMPSEVERMKNKIRDEIDQFGIRIYQFPECDSDEDEDFKLQDQALKESIPFAVIGSNTVVETKGRRIRGRLYPWGIVEVENPLHCDFVKLRTMLVRTHMQDLKDVTRETHYENYRAQCIQSMTRMVVKERNRNKLTRESGTDFPIPAIPSTPDVETEKLIREKDDELRRMQDMLQKIQRQMEDAH, via the exons ATAAAGCACCTCTTGAAGGAAGACTCGGAGGAGGCCGAGCTGGTCCATTTCCTCAACGACTACCCGGCTGAGGAGGGCTTCCGCCGTGTGGAGCCGGGAGAGGCCTGGAAGGACAGGGGCCGCAGTGGTGGCGGCGCAGAGCCCGAGATGTTCCCCAGTGCAGCGCTCAGGACCCTCCCCGACGAGGCCTCGGAAGAGAAGGAGCAGAAGGGCTTCCACCGCCCCCGGCCTCTGGATCTGAAGCAGCACATGGCCACTCCAACGCCCCCCAGCCCGTCCCGTCCCAGAAGCCCCTGGGGCAGGCTGGACCCCTATGAGTCTGATGAG gACGACAAAGAGTATGTGGGTTTTGCCACACTCCCCAATCAAGTCCACCGGAAGTCTGTGAAGAAAGGCTTCGATTTCACTCTCATGGTTGCAG GAGAGGCCGGGCTTGGGAAGTCCACCCTGGTGAACAGCCTTTTCCTCACAGACTTGTACAAAGACCGCAAACTCTTAAATGCCGAAG AACGGATCCTCCAGACGGTGGAGATCACCAAGCATGTGGTGGACATTGAGGAGAAGGGCGTCAAACTGCGCCTGACCATCGTGGACACGCCAGGCTTTGGAGATGCCTTGAACAACACAGAGTG CTGGAAGCCTGTGGCTGACTATGTAGACCAGCAGTTTGAACAGTACTTCCGGGACGAGAGCGGCCTGAACCGGAAGAACATCCTGGACAACCGCGTCCACTGCTGCCTCTACTTCATCTCACCCTTTGGCCACGG GCTGCGGCCTCTGGATGTCGAGTTCATGAAGGCTCTCCACCAGCGAGTCAACATTGTTCCCGTTCTAGCCAAAGCGGACACTCTCATGCCTTCTGAGGTCGAGCGAATGAAGAACAAG ATCCGAGATGAAATTGATCAGTTTGGAATCCGCATCTACCAGTTTCCTGAATGTGATTCGGATGAAGATGAGGATTTCAAGCTTCAGGATCAAGCCCTCAAG GAGAGCATCCCTTTCGCCGTCATTGGGAGCAACACGGTGGTGGAGACGAAAGGCCGGCGGATCCGTGGGAGGCTGTATCCGTGGGGCATCGTGGAAG TGGAGAACCCTCTGCACTGCGACTTTGTCAAGCTGCGGACCATGCTGGTGAGGACCCACATGCAGGACCTGAAGGACGTGACGCGGGAGACCCACTATGAGAACTACCGGGCGCAGTGCATCCAGAGCATGACCAGGATGGTGGTCAAAGAGCGGAATCGCAA caaactgACAAGAGAAAGTGGGACAGATTTCCCCATTCCGGCCATCCCCTCAACACCAGATGTGGAGACGGAGAAGCTGATCCGGGAGAAGGACGACGAG tTACGCCGAATGCAGGACATGTTGCAGAAAATCCAGCGGCAGATGGAAGATGCCCACTAG